In Methanothrix sp., a genomic segment contains:
- a CDS encoding Era-like GTP-binding protein — protein MGFMSSFRENLGAWIKKIFKKKRAKIGLYGPPNAGKTTLANRILSDWSGGDSMGTVSPIPHETRRAMRREGLVINANGSSIELDIVDTPGMATKIDFKEFMAFGLSEAESKKRAKEATEGVIEAIKWLDDLDGVLLVMDSTEDPYTQVNVTVIGNMEARKLPLLIVANKMDLPNASPSRISAAFPQHSIVPISALEGSNLDDLYQAIANHFG, from the coding sequence ATGGGTTTCATGAGCAGCTTCAGAGAGAACCTTGGAGCCTGGATAAAAAAGATCTTCAAGAAGAAGAGGGCTAAGATCGGGTTATACGGCCCTCCCAATGCCGGAAAGACCACTCTGGCCAATCGAATATTGAGTGATTGGAGCGGAGGAGACTCCATGGGAACGGTCTCTCCCATTCCTCATGAGACCCGCAGGGCGATGAGGAGAGAAGGGCTGGTAATCAATGCCAATGGATCGAGCATCGAGCTGGATATCGTTGACACGCCGGGGATGGCGACCAAGATTGATTTTAAGGAATTCATGGCCTTTGGGCTGTCTGAGGCCGAATCCAAGAAGAGGGCCAAAGAGGCCACAGAAGGAGTCATAGAGGCCATAAAATGGCTGGATGACCTGGATGGAGTGCTGCTGGTTATGGACTCCACTGAAGACCCCTATACACAGGTCAATGTGACAGTGATAGGAAATATGGAAGCGAGAAAGCTGCCCCTCCTCATTGTGGCCAACAAGATGGACCTGCCCAATGCCTCACCCTCCAGAATCAGCGCTGCCTTTCCCCAGCATTCCATTGTCCCGATCTCCGCTTTAGAGGGATCTAATTTAGACGACCTTTATCAGGCAATCGCGAATCACTTCGGGTGA
- a CDS encoding DUF2073 domain-containing protein, translated as MDLISEEKLENMTSMEKIRLILDKVKTGRIVVLESGLTPDEEVRLIEMTMTEIRVDEFSGIEIESYPSKKGGSFLNRIFGKGFKGRMTVIGPANQIHTIEKDEFQISTKVSVGD; from the coding sequence ATGGACCTAATCTCCGAGGAGAAGCTGGAGAATATGACATCTATGGAGAAGATCAGGCTCATACTGGACAAGGTGAAAACGGGAAGGATCGTTGTCCTGGAGAGCGGCCTGACTCCGGATGAGGAGGTGCGGCTCATCGAGATGACCATGACTGAGATCAGGGTTGATGAGTTTTCCGGAATTGAGATCGAGAGCTATCCATCCAAGAAGGGAGGATCTTTTTTAAACCGGATATTTGGAAAGGGCTTCAAGGGCAGGATGACGGTAATCGGCCCGGCAAATCAGATTCACACCATTGAGAAGGACGAGTTTCAGATCAGCACCAAGGTCTCTGTGGGGGATTGA
- a CDS encoding Fur family transcriptional regulator, with protein MNSAESLDQTIIKTFRNSGYRATPQRIAISRYILRNHEHPTAQRIYQEIKRTHPTVSLATIYTTIKILKETGLICELNLPQSQTRYDPNTEPHVHLICLQCGSITDWMDPIMQKLVRNISRKANFTVIGSSFDLEGVCESCHRRAKEALKSSAQPAELASTIKS; from the coding sequence ATGAACAGCGCTGAGAGCCTGGATCAGACCATCATAAAGACATTTCGCAACAGCGGCTATAGGGCCACCCCCCAGAGAATCGCCATAAGCAGATACATATTGCGCAATCATGAGCATCCTACAGCGCAGAGGATATATCAGGAAATCAAGAGGACCCATCCCACTGTCAGCCTGGCCACCATATACACTACAATCAAGATCTTAAAAGAGACCGGCCTGATTTGCGAGCTGAATCTGCCTCAATCCCAGACCAGATATGATCCCAATACAGAGCCCCATGTACACCTGATATGCCTGCAGTGCGGCAGCATCACCGACTGGATGGACCCAATAATGCAAAAACTGGTAAGAAATATATCCCGCAAGGCGAACTTCACTGTGATTGGATCGAGCTTTGATCTGGAGGGGGTCTGCGAGAGCTGCCATCGAAGGGCCAAGGAGGCCCTGAAAAGCTCGGCCCAACCGGCGGAGTTGGCGTCAACGATCAAAAGCTAA
- a CDS encoding transposase, with amino-acid sequence MSIKVLILSDLFERDISRLVSEINENIALKRLLRINLKLKANEIYKMQSNLDYELIFTFFKRLFQLRKRLRDKKVETVIIDTSSIVIDLNLWRNQYRIGKGDKEYKYSYGPSIGYYVGFKLILAINQDNEILGFEIFKNSPNDSKMLIPFLDKLYRSRIIKSEDIIICDKGFTSKNNYQTIINRFNIVPIIYPRKNTNLEKIIHNLNPPLDLFFCKKYNLAIWKRTVVAFKKLIYEWESFKIIRSNIEDFFNIAKNFLGMNRNHQYTKVSIEKRVARIILVVCRIFCNFVQALLSHSLLHIHR; translated from the coding sequence TTGTCAATCAAAGTCTTAATCCTATCGGATCTATTTGAAAGAGATATTTCAAGGCTTGTTTCCGAAATAAATGAAAATATTGCCTTAAAGAGGCTTTTAAGGATTAATTTAAAGTTAAAAGCAAATGAAATATACAAGATGCAGTCAAATCTCGATTATGAATTGATTTTCACGTTTTTTAAAAGATTATTTCAGCTTAGAAAGAGATTGAGGGATAAAAAGGTAGAAACAGTAATTATTGACACTAGTTCTATCGTTATCGACCTTAATTTGTGGAGAAACCAATATAGAATTGGTAAGGGAGATAAAGAATATAAATATTCATATGGTCCATCTATAGGATATTATGTCGGATTTAAGTTGATTTTGGCAATAAATCAGGATAATGAGATCCTGGGGTTTGAAATTTTCAAAAACTCGCCCAATGACTCTAAAATGCTTATTCCTTTCCTCGATAAGCTATATCGCTCCAGAATTATCAAATCGGAAGATATAATCATCTGTGATAAGGGTTTTACGTCAAAAAACAATTATCAGACTATCATCAATAGATTTAATATCGTTCCGATCATATATCCTAGGAAAAACACAAATTTAGAGAAGATAATTCATAACCTAAATCCACCTTTGGATTTGTTTTTTTGTAAAAAATATAATTTGGCCATTTGGAAACGAACTGTAGTTGCTTTCAAAAAACTAATCTATGAATGGGAGAGTTTCAAGATAATAAGGTCGAATATTGAAGATTTCTTTAATATAGCTAAGAATTTTCTAGGAATGAACCGAAACCATCAATATACGAAGGTTAGCATCGAAAAGAGGGTTGCTCGAATAATTTTGGTAGTGTGCCGAATTTTCTGTAATTTTGTACAGGCCCTGTTATCCCACTCATTACTCCATATCCATAGATAA
- a CDS encoding S9 family peptidase, producing MLSCNSSRLEFEERIKVISASLSLIFILVVLHSFPVAQAQDYQARELVIELEDGLATDAQLTLPKSGPGPFPGVLLLQGSGTIDMNEYLPPEVTGSDEPSRPFLQIADYLSSRGFAVLRFNKRGVGLNGTILNASIVANSTYHSYKSDAEKALQLLRAQPEVDQSDITLLGHSEGAIIAPRIARQDEGIGKLVLLSAPAGNLRDILQFQLFTRPLLYAEEVMDGDHDGFLSIAEVEATMNKPGESLAPLQAAGLVKWNNSTEEYQWHSAISADPRSNISIKANIEPLIRKQVQQLLSPEVVQASPWLSSYFALNNSTDIIEDVSASILILQGENDTQIPVREARLLDERLKEADHPDHTLIIYPGLGHSFYPSKGWIQPLGPMEEIVLQDMYAWLSSPKRNMREEAG from the coding sequence ATGCTCTCCTGCAATAGCAGCCGCCTTGAGTTCGAAGAGAGGATAAAGGTGATATCTGCCTCTCTATCATTGATCTTCATCCTTGTCGTTCTGCACTCATTTCCCGTTGCCCAGGCCCAGGACTACCAGGCCCGCGAGCTGGTGATTGAGCTTGAAGATGGTCTGGCAACAGATGCCCAGCTCACCCTGCCGAAATCCGGCCCGGGCCCCTTCCCCGGTGTTCTTCTTCTCCAGGGCAGCGGGACGATAGATATGAATGAGTACCTGCCCCCGGAGGTTACGGGATCGGATGAGCCCTCCCGGCCATTTCTGCAGATCGCCGATTATCTCTCTTCCAGGGGCTTTGCAGTCCTGCGGTTCAACAAGAGAGGGGTGGGGCTGAACGGCACCATCCTCAACGCCAGCATTGTGGCCAACTCCACCTACCACAGCTATAAGAGCGATGCAGAAAAGGCCCTTCAGCTCCTCAGAGCCCAGCCGGAGGTGGACCAGAGCGACATAACCCTTCTCGGTCATAGCGAGGGGGCCATCATCGCTCCCAGGATCGCCCGGCAGGATGAAGGGATAGGAAAGCTGGTCCTGCTCTCCGCCCCGGCGGGAAACCTGAGGGATATCCTTCAGTTCCAGCTATTTACCCGCCCGCTGCTCTATGCTGAAGAGGTGATGGACGGCGACCACGACGGCTTTCTCTCTATAGCAGAAGTGGAGGCGACGATGAATAAGCCGGGGGAGAGCCTGGCCCCGCTCCAAGCGGCAGGGCTGGTCAAGTGGAACAATTCGACAGAAGAATACCAGTGGCATTCGGCCATATCTGCTGACCCGAGGAGCAATATCAGCATCAAGGCCAACATCGAGCCGCTGATCAGAAAGCAGGTCCAGCAGCTCCTCTCCCCTGAGGTGGTCCAGGCCAGCCCCTGGCTGTCATCCTACTTCGCCCTGAATAACAGCACGGATATCATAGAGGATGTATCGGCCAGCATCCTCATCCTCCAGGGAGAAAACGACACTCAGATCCCTGTCCGGGAGGCCAGGCTGCTGGATGAGAGGCTGAAAGAGGCCGATCACCCGGATCATACCCTGATCATCTATCCGGGGCTGGGGCACAGCTTTTATCCCTCAAAGGGCTGGATTCAGCCCCTGGGGCCGATGGAGGAGATCGTGCTGCAGGATATGTACGCATGGCTGAGCAGCCCAAAGAGAAATATGAGGGAGGAGGCTGGCTGA
- a CDS encoding radical SAM protein, protein MTTIEVDGRSIQVPSDLSVKEALEVLGFSIAMHPSDKGLFMPCQVGGCWACALEIDGANRPACTTQVQEGMRIRTASPKGTPRRMVAGFMGHMAGGVGTPWWLKSGLGFLEAVCFTSGCNLCCPQCQNWQYAYIDYGELLTPEEAAERMTETKRECGVERIAISGGECTLNRPWLISFIKLLKEKNPIARIHVDTNGSILTEDYIDELVDAGMTDIGIDLKALRLSTFMEMTGLMDAGLAAKYLQTAWEAAKYLHDRHPQVFLGIGIPFNEDLISIAEIQEMAERIVEIDPWIQVSLLDYRPEFRRMDLLRPSHWEMLQIHYILRDCGLQSVVCQTERGKIGPGGRLLG, encoded by the coding sequence ATGACAACAATTGAGGTTGACGGCAGAAGCATCCAGGTTCCTTCTGATCTCTCAGTCAAAGAAGCCCTGGAGGTGCTCGGGTTTAGCATTGCAATGCATCCCTCTGACAAGGGCCTGTTCATGCCCTGCCAGGTGGGAGGCTGCTGGGCCTGCGCCCTGGAGATAGACGGCGCAAACAGGCCTGCCTGCACGACGCAGGTGCAGGAGGGAATGAGGATAAGGACAGCCTCACCCAAAGGGACGCCTCGCAGGATGGTGGCAGGCTTCATGGGCCATATGGCTGGGGGGGTGGGCACACCCTGGTGGCTGAAAAGCGGTCTGGGCTTTCTGGAGGCGGTCTGCTTCACCTCCGGCTGCAACCTCTGCTGCCCTCAGTGCCAGAACTGGCAGTATGCCTACATAGACTACGGAGAGCTCCTCACCCCGGAGGAGGCGGCAGAGAGGATGACTGAGACCAAAAGGGAGTGTGGAGTGGAGAGGATAGCCATCTCCGGCGGGGAGTGCACCCTCAACCGGCCCTGGCTGATCTCTTTCATAAAGCTTCTAAAGGAGAAAAACCCAATCGCCCGCATCCATGTGGACACCAACGGCTCGATTCTGACCGAGGATTACATCGATGAGCTGGTGGATGCGGGCATGACCGACATAGGCATCGATCTGAAGGCCCTTAGGCTCTCCACCTTCATGGAGATGACCGGCCTTATGGATGCGGGTCTGGCGGCCAAATATCTGCAGACCGCCTGGGAGGCAGCAAAGTACCTGCACGACCGCCATCCTCAGGTCTTCTTGGGCATCGGCATTCCATTCAATGAAGATCTGATCAGCATAGCAGAGATCCAGGAGATGGCGGAGAGGATCGTGGAGATAGATCCCTGGATCCAGGTCTCCCTCCTGGACTACCGGCCGGAGTTCAGAAGAATGGATCTGCTCCGGCCCAGCCACTGGGAGATGCTGCAGATCCATTATATCCTCAGGGACTGCGGCCTGCAGTCTGTCGTCTGCCAGACGGAGCGGGGAAAGATCGGGCCAGGAGGAAGGCTATTGGGATGA
- a CDS encoding superoxide dismutase, with translation MADKKKYVLPDLPYAGNALEPHISEGQLVLHHDKHHAAYVNGANAILERLEKARESGSDIDIKATLKELSFQAGGHVLHSLFWQNLAPASKAKKEPEGVLAEVLKKEFGSFERFKKEFTSAAVSTEGSGWAALSWCGMTGRPIIMQIEKHNVNVYPMFRILMLLDVWEHAYYLDYKNERAKFVEAFWNIVNWDEVNRRLEAAIK, from the coding sequence ATGGCTGATAAGAAAAAATATGTCCTCCCCGATCTGCCCTATGCTGGCAATGCCCTGGAGCCTCATATCTCCGAGGGCCAACTGGTGCTGCATCATGATAAGCATCATGCTGCTTATGTGAACGGCGCCAATGCCATTCTGGAGAGGCTGGAGAAGGCACGGGAGTCAGGATCGGACATCGATATAAAGGCCACACTGAAAGAGCTCTCCTTCCAGGCGGGAGGCCACGTTCTGCACAGCCTCTTCTGGCAGAACCTCGCTCCTGCCTCCAAAGCGAAGAAAGAGCCGGAAGGAGTTTTAGCAGAGGTTCTGAAAAAGGAGTTCGGGTCATTCGAGCGCTTCAAGAAGGAGTTCACCTCTGCTGCTGTGAGCACAGAGGGCTCTGGATGGGCGGCACTCTCCTGGTGTGGCATGACCGGCAGGCCGATCATTATGCAGATCGAGAAGCATAATGTGAATGTCTATCCCATGTTTCGCATCCTCATGCTCCTGGATGTCTGGGAGCATGCCTACTACCTGGACTACAAGAACGAGAGGGCCAAGTTCGTGGAGGCCTTCTGGAACATTGTGAACTGGGATGAGGTAAACCGGAGGCTGGAGGCAGCAATCAAATAG
- a CDS encoding Zn-ribbon domain-containing protein, producing MPHICTRCNSVFKSGEDILKGCPSCGWKKFMFMRKLPQGEDMPAAGEDQLITSAMGVRKPPKAERHVSSSIQPSRKEQSIGRSSIDGSDPDRSATDRSVVDRSAMNRSVPDRSTRGAALPPNHPGADHRSDDRQNKLLWPGEERALESVKITAPGTYELNLPSLFERDELIMAVKEGTYFIDLTSAFKKGKRD from the coding sequence ATGCCTCACATCTGCACCCGCTGCAATAGCGTTTTCAAGTCAGGAGAGGATATCCTCAAAGGCTGTCCATCCTGTGGCTGGAAGAAATTCATGTTCATGCGCAAGCTCCCACAGGGCGAGGATATGCCAGCCGCAGGAGAGGATCAGTTGATAACCAGCGCTATGGGAGTAAGAAAACCTCCCAAAGCAGAGAGACATGTATCCTCAAGCATCCAGCCGTCAAGAAAAGAGCAGTCCATCGGCAGGTCATCCATAGATGGATCAGACCCAGACAGATCAGCTACAGATAGATCGGTCGTGGACAGATCAGCCATGAACAGATCGGTCCCAGATAGATCGACCAGAGGGGCTGCTCTCCCTCCCAACCACCCGGGGGCAGACCATCGGAGCGATGACCGCCAGAATAAACTCCTATGGCCGGGAGAGGAGAGAGCCCTGGAGAGCGTGAAGATCACAGCTCCAGGAACCTATGAGCTGAACCTGCCATCTCTGTTCGAGAGGGATGAGCTGATCATGGCGGTCAAAGAAGGGACCTATTTCATAGATCTTACCTCTGCCTTTAAAAAGGGCAAGCGGGATTGA
- a CDS encoding peroxiredoxin yields MSVTDKSTPSRGFAHSDIAETISFPLIGDKFPSLEVKTTHGTMNMPDAYAGKWFVLFSHPGDFTPVCTTEFVAFQKMRGDFDKLNCELIGLSVDQVFSHMKWTQWIKENLKVEITFPIIADDLGKVAMALGMIHPGKGPNTVRAVFIVDPEAAIRLILFYPQEIGRNMDEIIRSLKALQVADKNKVALPANWPNNDFLGDQVIVPPPGDEKTAATRKTSGDMVCEDWWFCHKKL; encoded by the coding sequence ATGTCCGTAACTGATAAATCCACCCCTTCCAGGGGATTTGCGCATAGCGATATAGCCGAAACAATCAGCTTTCCATTGATCGGAGATAAATTCCCCTCCCTGGAGGTCAAGACCACCCATGGAACGATGAATATGCCGGATGCATATGCCGGAAAGTGGTTTGTCCTTTTCAGCCATCCTGGGGACTTCACCCCGGTCTGCACCACGGAGTTCGTGGCCTTTCAGAAGATGAGAGGCGACTTCGATAAGCTGAACTGCGAGCTGATCGGCCTATCGGTGGATCAGGTCTTCTCCCACATGAAGTGGACCCAGTGGATCAAAGAGAACCTGAAGGTGGAGATCACCTTCCCCATAATCGCCGACGACTTGGGAAAGGTTGCCATGGCTTTGGGAATGATCCATCCCGGCAAAGGGCCAAATACAGTGAGAGCGGTTTTCATCGTCGATCCCGAGGCCGCAATTCGCCTGATCCTCTTCTATCCTCAGGAGATAGGGAGGAATATGGATGAGATCATCAGGTCTTTGAAGGCGCTGCAGGTTGCAGACAAGAACAAGGTGGCACTTCCTGCCAACTGGCCCAACAACGACTTCCTCGGCGACCAGGTCATAGTGCCCCCGCCAGGAGATGAGAAGACTGCAGCCACCAGAAAGACCAGCGGAGATATGGTCTGCGAGGACTGGTGGTTCTGCCACAAGAAGCTTTGA
- a CDS encoding DMT family transporter: protein MAVLFIILAVLFWGFSFISTKVVLSQIPPISIALFRQIIATITLIILLSLTRTQLNVEKKDAGYIVLASLFGIVMYFVLENTGLQYTTASNASMIVASLPIFTLFAEALLYKLKVTRGMILCLLLSTIGVALVVTVDGRLDLSSARLLGNLLVMGAIISWVIYSILNRRISAHYPSLSLTALQSAASIALYIPLVIPEMRRWPAPSEITLTVFANLLFLGVFCSGLAYVFYIYSARRLGLTVVSAFLNLIPVVTVIFGYLLLNETLSWLQLLGITLIMIALYQLNRLVKRAPA, encoded by the coding sequence TTGGCAGTATTATTTATAATCCTGGCTGTGCTGTTCTGGGGCTTCTCTTTCATAAGCACCAAGGTGGTCCTCTCACAGATTCCACCTATATCGATAGCTCTGTTCAGGCAGATCATCGCCACAATTACCCTGATCATCCTTCTCTCTCTCACCCGAACCCAGCTCAATGTGGAGAAGAAGGATGCAGGGTATATCGTCCTGGCCAGCCTCTTTGGAATAGTGATGTACTTTGTGCTTGAGAACACCGGGCTCCAGTACACCACAGCATCCAACGCCTCTATGATTGTAGCCTCTCTTCCCATATTCACCCTATTTGCAGAGGCTCTGCTCTATAAGCTGAAGGTCACCAGGGGCATGATTCTCTGCTTGCTTCTGTCCACCATTGGGGTGGCCCTGGTGGTCACAGTCGACGGAAGGCTGGATCTATCATCAGCAAGGCTTTTAGGCAATCTGCTGGTGATGGGAGCGATCATCAGTTGGGTGATCTACTCCATCCTGAATCGAAGGATCTCTGCGCATTACCCCAGCCTGAGCTTAACCGCCCTTCAATCAGCCGCCAGCATAGCCCTGTACATTCCTCTGGTCATCCCGGAGATGAGAAGATGGCCTGCGCCCTCAGAGATAACGCTGACGGTTTTCGCCAATCTTCTCTTTCTGGGAGTCTTCTGCTCCGGCCTCGCCTATGTATTTTACATCTATTCCGCCAGAAGGCTGGGGTTGACGGTCGTCTCCGCCTTCCTCAACCTCATCCCAGTGGTGACGGTGATCTTCGGCTATCTCCTCTTGAATGAGACCCTCTCCTGGCTGCAGCTCCTGGGAATAACACTGATAATGATCGCTTTGTATCAGTTAAACAGGCTGGTGAAAAGAGCGCCAGCATGA
- a CDS encoding radical SAM/SPASM domain-containing protein, producing the protein MTQLIKTAALCVDFDRDARALQAQGALARMIQPVLNMANQRLEEEKPAQVRLKDLVASTWLPPIPSGPFKRLLINEARMAIGRPVPQTVSIEVTRSCGAKCDHCLIKEGEGELSFEEIKGVIDQALDMGTCIITFTEGDPLLRDDIFDLIRYVDREKAVVNLFTPGLEMTVERAVKLREAGLYNLIIGVYSTVPEEHDQVRGVPGAQAKALEAIRIALDTGLMVTMSCHILSGQVDRIVELHQLASEMGVQELSIWEGMPKNPEQALTQIEREKIINLYRKINSTPDGPRLFANTYFEGQMLGCMAGRRWMHVAVDGTIRACPYMRDSYADIHEVSLKEAWKRLRSSGQFDGFISHCPAQNMSA; encoded by the coding sequence ATGACCCAGCTTATCAAGACGGCCGCTCTTTGTGTGGACTTTGATAGGGATGCTCGGGCCCTACAAGCCCAAGGCGCCCTGGCGCGAATGATCCAGCCGGTTTTGAATATGGCAAACCAGAGGCTGGAGGAGGAAAAGCCTGCCCAGGTCAGGCTGAAGGATCTGGTCGCCAGCACCTGGCTTCCGCCCATTCCCAGCGGCCCGTTCAAGAGGCTGCTTATAAACGAGGCGCGGATGGCAATAGGGAGGCCTGTTCCCCAGACCGTCTCCATAGAGGTCACCAGAAGCTGTGGCGCTAAATGCGATCACTGTCTGATAAAGGAGGGGGAGGGCGAGCTGAGCTTTGAGGAGATAAAAGGAGTCATCGATCAGGCCCTGGATATGGGCACCTGCATCATTACCTTCACTGAGGGCGATCCTCTCCTGAGAGATGACATCTTCGATCTGATAAGATATGTAGACCGGGAGAAGGCAGTGGTGAATCTGTTCACCCCCGGACTGGAGATGACTGTGGAAAGAGCAGTCAAGCTCAGAGAGGCGGGGCTCTACAATCTGATAATCGGAGTCTATAGCACTGTTCCCGAGGAGCACGATCAGGTGAGAGGCGTTCCCGGCGCTCAAGCCAAGGCTCTGGAGGCGATCCGCATTGCTCTGGACACCGGCCTGATGGTCACCATGTCCTGCCACATTCTCTCCGGCCAGGTGGACAGGATAGTGGAGCTTCACCAGCTTGCCAGCGAGATGGGGGTTCAGGAGCTGTCCATCTGGGAGGGCATGCCCAAGAATCCAGAGCAGGCCTTGACCCAGATTGAGAGGGAGAAGATAATAAACCTCTACCGCAAGATCAATTCCACCCCGGACGGCCCCCGCCTCTTCGCCAATACCTATTTCGAAGGGCAGATGCTGGGATGCATGGCTGGAAGGAGATGGATGCATGTGGCTGTTGATGGCACAATCAGGGCCTGTCCGTATATGCGGGATAGCTATGCCGATATCCACGAGGTATCGCTCAAAGAGGCCTGGAAAAGGCTGCGAAGCAGCGGTCAGTTCGATGGCTTTATATCCCATTGTCCGGCGCAGAACATGTCTGCCTGA
- the htpX gene encoding zinc metalloprotease HtpX: MANMIRTTLLLAGLTGILLLIGGFLGGRGGMLIALIFSVLMNFGSYWYSDKLVLKMYKARELSGAEAPELFGMVQNLAAKAGLPMPRLYVVDNPMPNAFATGRDPKHAAVAVTTGITRILDKEELAGVISHELAHVKNRDTLISTIAATIAGVITFMANMAQWSLIFGGGDDDGANPLGILAMAILAPIAATIVQLAISRGREFEADATGARIFGNPFPLASALAKLEAGNRAVQSDVNPSTAHMFIVNPLKGKAVASLFSTHPSTEERIARLRAMQI, translated from the coding sequence ATGGCCAATATGATCAGAACGACCCTATTGCTGGCCGGTCTGACAGGAATCTTGCTCTTGATCGGCGGCTTTCTCGGTGGAAGAGGTGGCATGCTCATAGCCCTTATCTTCTCCGTTTTAATGAACTTTGGATCTTACTGGTACAGCGACAAGCTGGTCTTGAAGATGTATAAGGCCCGCGAGCTGAGCGGAGCGGAAGCCCCGGAGCTCTTCGGCATGGTTCAGAATCTGGCCGCCAAGGCCGGCCTTCCCATGCCCAGGCTTTATGTAGTCGATAATCCCATGCCCAATGCCTTTGCCACGGGCAGGGATCCAAAGCACGCAGCCGTTGCCGTGACCACCGGGATCACCAGGATCCTCGATAAAGAGGAGCTGGCAGGGGTGATCTCCCATGAGCTGGCTCATGTCAAGAACCGTGATACACTGATCAGCACCATAGCAGCAACTATTGCCGGGGTTATCACATTTATGGCCAATATGGCCCAATGGTCGCTGATCTTCGGCGGAGGGGACGATGATGGTGCCAATCCCCTGGGAATCCTGGCCATGGCCATCCTAGCCCCCATTGCCGCCACCATTGTTCAATTGGCGATATCCAGGGGCAGAGAGTTCGAGGCCGATGCTACGGGGGCGAGGATATTCGGCAATCCCTTCCCCCTGGCCAGCGCCCTGGCCAAGCTGGAGGCAGGCAACCGGGCAGTGCAGTCAGATGTGAACCCATCCACAGCCCATATGTTCATCGTCAATCCCCTCAAGGGGAAGGCAGTAGCCTCTCTCTTCTCCACCCATCCCAGCACTGAGGAGAGGATCGCCCGGCTCAGAGCCATGCAGATCTGA
- a CDS encoding DUF3786 domain-containing protein, with protein sequence MDGGVDGWRSGWMGYEISLDLSWRELEGMDFPPYCSLSLIRDRYEIRLAEREVLLLPSRLPASEVASVLILRYLIGRSKRGYNPLGDWISIKETTGGRLFCSNFTRQAIRPLVERFGRDPDGLARILQEGFAGSRVEGADVAVEVGTFPGILVRILFWRGDEDLPADATMLFDRALSEIFIMEDLTVLLTLLTEAILKAAEEGI encoded by the coding sequence ATGGATGGAGGAGTGGATGGATGGAGGAGTGGATGGATGGGATATGAGATATCACTGGATTTGTCCTGGAGGGAGCTGGAAGGAATGGACTTCCCGCCCTACTGCAGCCTATCGCTGATTCGAGATCGATATGAGATAAGGCTTGCCGAAAGGGAGGTTCTGCTCCTTCCTTCCCGCCTTCCCGCCAGCGAGGTTGCATCTGTTCTCATCCTGCGCTATCTGATCGGCAGATCGAAGAGGGGATACAATCCTCTGGGCGATTGGATCTCCATCAAAGAGACCACTGGGGGAAGGCTATTTTGCTCCAACTTCACCCGCCAGGCCATCAGGCCGCTTGTAGAGCGATTTGGCCGGGACCCGGACGGTCTGGCCAGGATACTCCAGGAGGGTTTTGCCGGCAGTAGAGTGGAGGGGGCGGATGTGGCAGTGGAGGTGGGGACATTTCCCGGGATCCTTGTTCGGATTCTATTTTGGAGGGGCGATGAGGACCTTCCAGCCGATGCCACGATGCTCTTTGATCGCGCCTTGAGTGAGATCTTCATCATGGAGGATCTGACTGTCCTGCTCACCCTGCTGACAGAGGCTATCTTGAAGGCAGCAGAGGAGGGCATCTAG